The DNA window AAAGCATTCCCAGGACAAATCGCCGCTCATGAAGATCGCTATATTCCAAGCTTGCGAAGAATTGCACAGGCTATTCAACAAGGCGGTGCTAAAGCTGTTTTACAAATTCATCATGGAGGCCGACAATCACTACAACATTTAGTACCAAATGGAGATGTTGTAAGTGCGAGTGTTGCTGTTACAATTGAGAAAAAAGAAGCTCGTGCATTAACTCTTGAAGAAACTAAAGAGATGGTTAAAGCATATGCGGAAGCCACAAGAAGAGCAATTGAAGCAGGTTTTGACGGCGTTGAAATCCATGGTGCAAATACGTATTTGATTCAACAGTATTTCTCTGCCTTTACAAATAAAAGAACAGATGAATACGGCGGGACATTTGAAAATAGATTGCGTTTCCCATTGGAAGTGGTAAATGAAGTAATTAAAGTTAAAAACACATATGCAGATGAAAAGTTTATCGTCGGTTACCGTTTCAGCCCGGAAGAGCCTGAAGAAGATGGTATTACAATGGATGATACAGTCAAATTAGTAGATGAATTAGCGAAAACAGCGCTAACATATTTGCATATTTCACTTGGAGATTTCAAATCCGAAACACATCGTTATGAAAACGGTCAACAAAACCGTATTTCTGTAATTCACAGCTTATTAAATGGACGTAAACCGTTAATTGGTGTCGGTTCAATTTATACTCGTGAAGAAGCAGAACAAGCATTACAGTTAGGTGCAGATTTAGTAGCACTTGGTCGTGCTCTGTTAATTGAGCCGCATTGGGTGGAAAAGGTATACAATGAGGAAAACGTTGTAACAGCTTATGATGAAAAAATTGATACTGTAATTCCTGGTCCTTTAATGGAGAAGATCCTGTCAAGACCAGGTTGGATTCCGGGTATATAAGGCAGTAAAGATTATTAAAGAATATAAAAATTTAAGCTTATTTAAATAGGGAGGATGCGAATACGTTCGTATTCTCCTTTTCCTCTTGGTAATGTTTGAATCGCTTAATTTCGGGAATGGTTTCATAAGGATATTGAGGGGGGATACGAATGAATAAAAAGGCTTTTTATGTCTTCCTGTCTATTTGTCTCGTTATGTTGCTGACAATGCTAATAACAGCTTGTCAGGATGAAGTTTTAGAGATAGAGGAAAGTAATACATATGTTTGGCAAAAATACATGAATGAAGAAGAATATGAAGAAGTAAAAGAAGGGATGTCTTATTTAGAAGTAGTCCGCATTTCAGGAGGGGCCGGTCAGGAAGTAGAAAACGGTACTTATGAATGGAACGACGAAATTCTGCTGACGAAAGGATATCGCTTAAAATTTGAGAATGATGTATTGGTTAAAAAAGAAGTTGTGGAACGTAAAGGTAAGTCAAAACGTTAGTGTTCAGCAGAAAATGTGGTTAAGCATGGGGATGCTCATAGTATTTCTCCAATAGCCTAAACAATCTCGAGAATGAAAATCAAATAAAGGGAAGTCCGAAAACATTCACTTTTTCTTAGAAAAGATGAGTGTTTTTCTTTTTTTCACAGCTACTTTATATTAACGTAGTTGAGTAAGAACCAATCTAAAAGTGATACATTTTGAACAATTGCTTCAGTTCAAGTAAACTAGAGATAATGGATTTTTTTGTGGAAGGAAGCAATCAAATGATATTTGAAAAAGATGTAAATACGCTGGAAGAAACGCAAGCGCTTGCGATGAAACTGGCAGACTTAGTCGAGCCACAGTATACGATTACCCTTGAAGGTGATTTAGGTGCTGGCAAAACGACATTTACACAGAGCTTTGCAAAAGGGCTTGGCGTAAAAAGAACGGTCAATAGTCCAACATTTACGATTATGAAGCAATATATAGGACGTATTCCGCTTAATCACCTGGATGTATATCGTCTGGAAGATAGCGATGAAGATTTAGGCTGGGAAGAAATTTTTTATGGAGATGCTGTAACAGTTGTGGAATGGGCACATCTTATACAGGAAGATTTACCTGAAGAGCGTTTAGCCATTGAAATTACACGCATCGATGAAACGAAACGCAAATTTGTATTGAAACCGATAGGCGAAAAGTATGTTCGTCTTTGTGAGGAGTTATTAAAATGATTTGGTTAGGAATAGAGACAGCAAATGCACCGCTTTCTGTCGCCATAGTACAAGATACTAAAGTAATTGCAGAAGTCGTGCAAAATATAAAATTGACACATTCAGTTGGTGCAATGCCGGCAATTGAAGAAGTTATAAACAGAGCAGGCTTAACACCGGCACAAATTGACGCGATTGCCGTTTCAGAAGGTCCCGGCTCTTATACAGGAGTCCGTATTGGTGTCACTCTTGCCAAAACTTTGGCCTGGTCATTGCAAAAGCCATTGGTTGGCGTATCAAGCTTGAAAGCACTGGCTGCAAATGCCCGTGTTGCAAACTTTGCAATTTGTTCATTAATCGATGCCCGTCGTCAAAATGTATATGCCGGTGTTTATGAATCAGATACTATGGAGCCGATTGTTGAAGATTATCATGATCATATCGACGGGTTATTACAGAAGCTTCAGCAATTAGAAAGACCAATATTGTTTGTCGGAACAGATGTCGATTTATACATGGAAAAAATTCAGCAAGTATTAGGTGATTCCGCTATCCGTGCGCCATATACAATGAATTTACCGCGTGCATCCGAACTAATTGCTTTAGCACAACAAATGCCATTACCGACAGTTGAGGCAGTCCATGCTTTTGTTCCCCAATATCGCCGTATTGCAGAAGCCGAAGCGAATTGGATAAAGGAACAGAAAAAGGAGCAACTTTAATGGTACAGTATCGCAGAATGACAATAGATGATGTTAAGGCTGTTCATAAAATTGAGCTTGCAACATTTCCTACACCATGGACATTGGATTCGTTTTATTACGAAATGACCGAAAACCAATATGCCCATTATTTAGTGGCGGAAGACGAGAACGGCGAAATTATCGGTTTCTGTGGAATTTGGCTTGTTATTGATGCAGCACAGATTACAAACGTAGCGGTTGTACAATCTGTACGTGGTCAAGGCATTGGTGAGACACTTATGCGTGAAGCGATGCGAGTAGCAAAAGAAGCAAATATGGACGTCATGAGCTTAGAAGTACGTGTAACAAATACTGTTGCACAAAATTTATATCGCAAACTTGGTTTCCAAGATGGAGGACTTCGTAAAGGCTACTATACGGATAACCAGGAAGATGCGTTAGTAATGTGGGTGAATTTATAATGGATAACTATATATTAGCAATTGAAACTAGCTGTGATGAAACAGCAGCAGCCATTATTAAAAATGGCACAGAGATTATTTCGAATGTTGTATCATCGCAAATTGACAGCCATAAGCGTTTCGGCGGGGTTGTCCCGGAAATCGCATCACGTCACCATGTTGAACAAATGACAATTGTTTTAGAAGAAGCATTAAAGCAGGCAAATATGGAACCGAAAGAATTAACAGCTGTTGCCGTAACTGAAGGACCAGGACTAGTGGGTGCTTTGTTAATCGGTATTAATGCGGCTAAGGCTTTCGCTTTTGTACACGGTTTACCATTAATCGGGACACATCATATTGCCGGGCATATTTATGCAAATAATCTAGTACAGCCAATGGAATTTCCGCTGTTGGCACTCGTTGTTTCAGGTGGACATACAGAGCTTGTCCTAATGCGTGAACATGGTTCATTTGAAGTTATCGGTGAAACACGTGATGATGCTGCAGGTGAAGCATATGACAAAGTAGCGCGCGTATTGAATATGCCATATCCGGGTGGTCCTCATATTGACCGACTTGCACATGAAGCGACAGAAGCCGTTCCTTTCCCGCGTGTATGGTTGGAGGAAGATTCATACGACTTTAGCTTCAGCGGCTTGAAATCTGCAGTGATTAATTATAAACATAATTTGGATCAGCGCGGTGAAGAGATTATTCCCGAAAATGTTGCAAAAGGCTTCCAAGACAGTGTAGTAGAAGTATTGACAGGTAAGACAGTACGAGCAGCTCGTGAATTTCAGGTAAAACAAGTAATTGCAGCTGGCGGTGTATCAGCCAATAAAGGACTACGTACAGCGTTGGAATTTGCGTTTAAAGAAGAAGGTATTCCATTTTATGTACCGCCTTTAAAATTATGTACAGATAATGCTGCAATGATTGGTGCAGCTGCATATGAAATGTATGAAGCAGGGGTTCGTGGTAATTTAGCTATGAATGGGCGACCTGGGATGGAGCTCTTGAGCTGGAAATAGGGTATATAAGCATGGTGAAAAGATGTAGCAGTACATCCTTTTCTCATGCTTTTTTTGTATAGAAAATAATTTTTTCTTAATTTGTTTTCTTTCAATAATATAAAAAAGTCGAATCTAGTAATTTATGATGGATAAATCTCATTTATAACAAGTTTTTATTGACTGTTCAACTTTTCTGAAAATTATCCACAGATAAAGTTAAATACCCACAAAAAAACTTGCGAACATGCGTACTTATACACAAACTGTGTATAACTTGTGGGTAACATGTGACTTATCTATATATAGTAGTGTCTTTTTCACACAGCAATGTGTATAACTTAGATTTTAAATGTGGATAATGTGGAAAACTATGTTGATATGTTGATATTACTAGATTTATATTGTGAATAAAATTGTGGAGAAATTTGTAGAAATTTGGCGTATTGACCTATATATATGATTATTATGTAGACAGGGTGATAGAAAGGTTTAGTATTATACAATAACAATACAATAAATATGTTTCTGTAGAAAAAGACTTTTCGTGTACATATAAAAAAGGAGTGTCCATATGTTGATGGACACTCCATAAATTATAGCTGTTCAAGCTCTTCGTTTAGTTCAAGCCATTCCATTTCAAATACTTCATGCTGTTCTTTAACATCATTCAGTTCAGATTGAATTGTTAATGTTTTTTCATGATCCGAATATATGTCAGGATCACAAAGTTGTTCTTCAAAGATGGCGATTTTCTCATCTAAAGCGCCCATTTGCTTTTCAATATCTTCAATTGCACGACGAATTTGACGTTCTCTTTTTTTCGCATCCTTATCAATCATCGATGTGGTCTTTGTTTGAACAGTCGATTCAGCTGAATTTTTTTCAATTGCTGCGGCTTTCATTGCAGCTAATTCTTCAAGCTCCTCTTTCTTTTCCACATAGTAATCATAGTCACCTAAATATTCGAAAGAACCTGTGCCTGAGAGTTCAACGACTTTAGTAGCGATACGATTGATAAAATAGCGGTCATGCGAAACGAATAGCAGTGTACCGGGATAATCAATTAAGGCATTTTCCAGTATTTCTTTACTGTCCAAGTCTAAATGGTTTGTCGGCTCATCAAGTACTAGGAAATTTGATTTTTGCATCATTAATTTAGCAAGTGCAAGTCGCGCCTTTTCTCCACCTGATAGGGAGTTTACTGTTTTTGATACATCATCTCCACTAAATAGGAAGCGACCTAAAATGTTGCGGATATCCTTTTCATTCAGTAATGGCCATTCATCCCAAAGCTCACTAAGTACAGATTTATTTGAATGAAGCTTCGCCTGCTCCTGATCATAATAGCCGATTTGAACATTCGTACCGTAACGGATATCCCCGGCCAGTGCCTCGATATCTTGAACGATTGTTTTCAATAAGGTAGATTTCCCCACACCGTTTGGACCGACAAGTGCAATACGATCTTCTCTAAAGACGCGCATCCCAATATTTTTGGAAATAGCCTTGTCCGTAAAACCGATTGTTAAATTATCCACCGACAGCACGTCATTTCCGCTTTGGCGCTCAATTGTAAAGCCGAAGTTGGCACTCTTTTCATCGCCATCAGGAGATTCCATCCAACTTGTCTTCTCCAGCACTTTACGACGCGACTGGGCCATCTTTGTAGTTGAAGCTCGGGCAAGGTTTTTTTGGATAAATGTTTCGAGTTTGGCCTTTTCATCCATCTGACGCTCAAACATTTTTAAATCACGTTCATAGTTTTTCGCCTTTTCATCTAAATAGGCACTATAGTTCCCTACATACTTCGACACTTTTGTACGAGACACTTCGTAAACAATCGACACGACCTGATCTAAGAAATAACGGTCATGCGAAACAATTAAAATCGCGCCATCATAACCTTTTAAATAGCCTTCCAGCCAGGAAAGTGTTTCAATATCCAGATGGTTGGTCGGCTCATCTAAAATAAGGAGATCAGGCTTTGACAAAAGAAGCTTAGCGAGGGCTAGGCGTGTCCGTTGTCCGCCGGATAGAGAGCGAATCGGCTTTTGATAATCTTCAGGGAAAAATTGCATCCCATGTAAAACAGAGCGGGTATCGGCTTCATACTGGTAACCGCCTGCATCTTTAAAGTCATGCTGCAACTGATCATATTCCGCCATAATGCGTGCATACTGTTCGCTATCTTCATATATTGCAGGATCGGCCATTTGCTGTTCAAGTTGACGCAACGTTTTCTCCTGATTTTGCAGGTTTACGAAAATTGTCATCATTTCGTCCCAAATCGAAAGTTCAGAGTCAATGCCTGCATGCTGCTCTAAATAGCCGACTTGGATATCTTTTGGAATAATAATTTCACCAGAGTCATAGCTCATTTGTCCGGCAATTATTTTTAATAACGTGGACTTGCCGGCACCGTTTCGTCCTACTAATGCCACACGATCACGGTGCTGTACTTCTAGTTTTACACCGCTTAATATTTCATCTGTAATAAAGGATTTATATAATTGATTTACTTGTAAGACAATCATGTTTACACCTCAGTTTCTCCTATTTAGTTTAATGGATGGGAACATTGTACGCAACGATGGATACTTTACTTGTCGCTCCTTGTTTAGTAAGATTAACTTGCTTCTGCACAAAGAGTGGAGTTCATGTTAAGCGTGTCATATCGCTTGGCGACAACTATGTGATTAAATCATGTTGGTCATCCTCGACAGGTTATACGGGGCATTATTTGAAAAAGATTTCCAAATGTACATAGGAGGAGAATGTGTGAAACAAGAAGTAAAAATTCCACAAGCAACAACAAAAAGACTTCCTCTTTATTATCGATTTTTAAAAAACTTCGCAACTGAAGGTAAAAAGCGTATTTCTTCACAGGAATTAAGTGATGCGATGAAAATAGATTCGGCTACGATTCGACGTGACTTTTCTTATTTTGGAGCACTTGGTAAAAAGGGATATGGATATGATGTCCAGTATTTACTCGAATTTTTCCGTCAAACTCTGGACCAGGACGAGGTGATGAATGTTGCATTAATAGGGGTCGGGAATCTGGGAAATGGCTTACTAAAATATAACTTCCAAAAAAATCATAACACGCGTATCGTTGTTGCATTTGATACGAAGGCACCGATGGAAGGAACGACGATCAGTGATATTCCAGTATTCCAT is part of the Solibacillus isronensis genome and encodes:
- the tsaD gene encoding tRNA (adenosine(37)-N6)-threonylcarbamoyltransferase complex transferase subunit TsaD, with amino-acid sequence MDNYILAIETSCDETAAAIIKNGTEIISNVVSSQIDSHKRFGGVVPEIASRHHVEQMTIVLEEALKQANMEPKELTAVAVTEGPGLVGALLIGINAAKAFAFVHGLPLIGTHHIAGHIYANNLVQPMEFPLLALVVSGGHTELVLMREHGSFEVIGETRDDAAGEAYDKVARVLNMPYPGGPHIDRLAHEATEAVPFPRVWLEEDSYDFSFSGLKSAVINYKHNLDQRGEEIIPENVAKGFQDSVVEVLTGKTVRAAREFQVKQVIAAGGVSANKGLRTALEFAFKEEGIPFYVPPLKLCTDNAAMIGAAAYEMYEAGVRGNLAMNGRPGMELLSWK
- the tsaE gene encoding tRNA (adenosine(37)-N6)-threonylcarbamoyltransferase complex ATPase subunit type 1 TsaE, coding for MIFEKDVNTLEETQALAMKLADLVEPQYTITLEGDLGAGKTTFTQSFAKGLGVKRTVNSPTFTIMKQYIGRIPLNHLDVYRLEDSDEDLGWEEIFYGDAVTVVEWAHLIQEDLPEERLAIEITRIDETKRKFVLKPIGEKYVRLCEELLK
- a CDS encoding redox-sensing transcriptional repressor Rex, whose product is MKQEVKIPQATTKRLPLYYRFLKNFATEGKKRISSQELSDAMKIDSATIRRDFSYFGALGKKGYGYDVQYLLEFFRQTLDQDEVMNVALIGVGNLGNGLLKYNFQKNHNTRIVVAFDTKAPMEGTTISDIPVFHPDRLEEMYEEFGAELAILTVSSRSAQMMTDRLVKINAKGILNFTPVRLSVPDTIKVMNIDLSVELQALTYLVRNSGK
- the tsaB gene encoding tRNA (adenosine(37)-N6)-threonylcarbamoyltransferase complex dimerization subunit type 1 TsaB codes for the protein MIWLGIETANAPLSVAIVQDTKVIAEVVQNIKLTHSVGAMPAIEEVINRAGLTPAQIDAIAVSEGPGSYTGVRIGVTLAKTLAWSLQKPLVGVSSLKALAANARVANFAICSLIDARRQNVYAGVYESDTMEPIVEDYHDHIDGLLQKLQQLERPILFVGTDVDLYMEKIQQVLGDSAIRAPYTMNLPRASELIALAQQMPLPTVEAVHAFVPQYRRIAEAEANWIKEQKKEQL
- a CDS encoding NADH-dependent flavin oxidoreductase translates to MKALFEKFKLNEQVELRNRLVMAPMTTYSANEDDTVSDEEITYYKERAEGAGMIITACAYVAANGKAFPGQIAAHEDRYIPSLRRIAQAIQQGGAKAVLQIHHGGRQSLQHLVPNGDVVSASVAVTIEKKEARALTLEETKEMVKAYAEATRRAIEAGFDGVEIHGANTYLIQQYFSAFTNKRTDEYGGTFENRLRFPLEVVNEVIKVKNTYADEKFIVGYRFSPEEPEEDGITMDDTVKLVDELAKTALTYLHISLGDFKSETHRYENGQQNRISVIHSLLNGRKPLIGVGSIYTREEAEQALQLGADLVALGRALLIEPHWVEKVYNEENVVTAYDEKIDTVIPGPLMEKILSRPGWIPGI
- a CDS encoding ABC-F family ATP-binding cassette domain-containing protein, producing MIVLQVNQLYKSFITDEILSGVKLEVQHRDRVALVGRNGAGKSTLLKIIAGQMSYDSGEIIIPKDIQVGYLEQHAGIDSELSIWDEMMTIFVNLQNQEKTLRQLEQQMADPAIYEDSEQYARIMAEYDQLQHDFKDAGGYQYEADTRSVLHGMQFFPEDYQKPIRSLSGGQRTRLALAKLLLSKPDLLILDEPTNHLDIETLSWLEGYLKGYDGAILIVSHDRYFLDQVVSIVYEVSRTKVSKYVGNYSAYLDEKAKNYERDLKMFERQMDEKAKLETFIQKNLARASTTKMAQSRRKVLEKTSWMESPDGDEKSANFGFTIERQSGNDVLSVDNLTIGFTDKAISKNIGMRVFREDRIALVGPNGVGKSTLLKTIVQDIEALAGDIRYGTNVQIGYYDQEQAKLHSNKSVLSELWDEWPLLNEKDIRNILGRFLFSGDDVSKTVNSLSGGEKARLALAKLMMQKSNFLVLDEPTNHLDLDSKEILENALIDYPGTLLFVSHDRYFINRIATKVVELSGTGSFEYLGDYDYYVEKKEELEELAAMKAAAIEKNSAESTVQTKTTSMIDKDAKKRERQIRRAIEDIEKQMGALDEKIAIFEEQLCDPDIYSDHEKTLTIQSELNDVKEQHEVFEMEWLELNEELEQL
- the rimI gene encoding ribosomal protein S18-alanine N-acetyltransferase, coding for MVQYRRMTIDDVKAVHKIELATFPTPWTLDSFYYEMTENQYAHYLVAEDENGEIIGFCGIWLVIDAAQITNVAVVQSVRGQGIGETLMREAMRVAKEANMDVMSLEVRVTNTVAQNLYRKLGFQDGGLRKGYYTDNQEDALVMWVNL